The DNA sequence TTCCTCTGCCACAAAAAGGGCTAATTGTTGTGCTCCAGTCGGATTCGGATGCACTTGATCCTTCAGAAGCCACTCGTTGTGCCCGCTGCTGTATGCATTCCAATCCAGAATATGGACATTGGAATGGTTGCTTTCGGCGAGCGCCAACTGCTCGTTCACGCTGTCCTTCCAGATTCTCGGTACATTGGTAGTCAGGAAAAACAGATTTCTGGCTGTCCCGATTTCCTTGATGAATGTTTCCATTTGCGTCTGAGTGAAAGTCCCGTTGGAACCCAGGAAGACCACGACCGTGTCATGCAGCTGTTCCCGTTTTTCCAAAGCAGCAATCACAACCGAGGTTTGGTAAAGTTGTCTGCTGACGGCACCATCCACAACCGCTTGACCGAATATCGTCACCAGTTGATCCGCGACGGAGAGCAACACGGAGTCGCCTATGAAGGTAATATCCGCGTCATGAGCAAACAACACGGTCTCTCTTTCCAGACCTTCGATATTGTTGATGGCCCTGCTGCGGAGAGACTCATCCCGATTGATTTGTTCCATCTTGGTTTGGCTGGCTGCAATCTGCTCTCGCAATTCCTGCACTCCGGAATTCTCGCCGGATGGCGCTTGCGCAAATCCTGTCAGAGCGGCCAACAACAGGCCTAAACTGACGATTGCAGCGAGCTTTTCCGGCAAATTCGCGGCTAAGCCGCGTGCTCTTGAAGCTTTCATTCGGGCAATCGCATCGCTAGGTCGCCAAGACTGAACAAACGGAACCATCCAACGCTCTTTTTCGAATAACTGGTACCCCAGTTCGGAAAGGCTAAGAATGATTGCCAGTTGGATCAAAATATGGCGACCGGGATCAACGCTCGTATCGACTACTTTTGCTTGATAAAGGGAAATGACAGGATAGTACCAAAGATAAAGCAGGAAACTCCGCCTTCCGACCCACTGGATCGGTTTGAACCGCATCATTTTTGAAATGCCCGTGGCCGGATGTGCCGTCAAGGCAACAGCCACACAGATGATGACGCTGTTGAGGTACATTCCGCCTCTGTAAGTGAATATCTGACTGTCCAGCATGCTGCTGAACATCACCCCGAGAATAGCGTAGCTCATCAAGCCGGCGAGCGTCAATCTTCGGCCGATTTGCTTCGACACCGGCTCATTCAGTTTCGCTAACGGCCAAACAACAGCAAATGCACTGCCGATCATGAATGAAAACAAGCGGGTATCCGTCCCATAATAGACGCGCGAAGCGTCCTCTCCTGGCACATAAAGCAGGGCCATCGCAAGGGCAGAAAACAAAGAAAGCCCGATCGCAGTGCAGAGGATTATCCGTTTATCTTTGAACAATGCCAACAGCAGTAAGACAAGCAACGGCCAGATGACATAGAATTGGCTCATGACCGAAAGGAACCAAAGATGCGTGAACGGTGATTGCACATAGAACTGTTCAAAATAAGAAGCGCCACCGGAAATTTGCCACCAATTGTTGTACATCCCCAATGACGAAAAGAGCCATGGCCGCAAATTCAGCAATAAATCCCTTTGGAACAAAGTGATATAGGCTGTCACCGATATCAGCATCCATAGCAACGGAAGAAACAACCTGTGGAACCTTCGGGACAAGTAGCGCTTATAAGCCAACTTTTCCTTCTGGCCGTATTCCATAATCACCGACGATGTGATGAAAAAACCGGTCAGGACGAAAAAGATGTTTACAGCCAAGTACCCGCCCGGCAAAACATGAGGCATCAAATGATAGAAAATGATGGCAAGAATCGCAAGCGCCCGCATCCCATCCAATGGGACGGAGCGTGTCTGTAATGTCACGATAATTATCCCCCATTTATTGATACTGGTGATGCTTTTTAATCGACGAACTCAAAATGGTAGGTCATGATGCGAACCATGTCGCCATCTTTCGCTCCTTTAGCCCTCAGTTTTTCATCCACACCCATTTGACGCAATTGACGCGCAAAACGCATGATGCTTTCATCATGAGCAAAATTGGTCATGTTGAATAATTTTTCTAATCTTTCGCCGCCCAATACCCATGTGGAATCAGGATCGCGTCCGATGGTGAACTGCTCTTGATTTTCTTCGAATTTGTAAAGGACGGATGTTTCGAC is a window from the uncultured Trichococcus sp. genome containing:
- a CDS encoding acyltransferase family protein → MTLQTRSVPLDGMRALAILAIIFYHLMPHVLPGGYLAVNIFFVLTGFFITSSVIMEYGQKEKLAYKRYLSRRFHRLFLPLLWMLISVTAYITLFQRDLLLNLRPWLFSSLGMYNNWWQISGGASYFEQFYVQSPFTHLWFLSVMSQFYVIWPLLVLLLLALFKDKRIILCTAIGLSLFSALAMALLYVPGEDASRVYYGTDTRLFSFMIGSAFAVVWPLAKLNEPVSKQIGRRLTLAGLMSYAILGVMFSSMLDSQIFTYRGGMYLNSVIICVAVALTAHPATGISKMMRFKPIQWVGRRSFLLYLWYYPVISLYQAKVVDTSVDPGRHILIQLAIILSLSELGYQLFEKERWMVPFVQSWRPSDAIARMKASRARGLAANLPEKLAAIVSLGLLLAALTGFAQAPSGENSGVQELREQIAASQTKMEQINRDESLRSRAINNIEGLERETVLFAHDADITFIGDSVLLSVADQLVTIFGQAVVDGAVSRQLYQTSVVIAALEKREQLHDTVVVFLGSNGTFTQTQMETFIKEIGTARNLFFLTTNVPRIWKDSVNEQLALAESNHSNVHILDWNAYSSGHNEWLLKDQVHPNPTGAQQLALFVAEEIYQELNDENGSN